A stretch of the Arthrobacter sp. PAMC 25486 genome encodes the following:
- a CDS encoding DUF58 domain-containing protein, with product MSMKSNAAKVGEFLGRPFHRDGIPTQLHPGSLWREAAKVAGTYVAPVWDKVGAWSRKYVVPVLATISTLGFVVLGAAIVLWILGVSFGWQEAKVAALLGLFLMLIAIAFVLGSSRYAVELDLARTRVAVGEPAVGSIAVTNTATHTVLPAALELPVGAAAALFHLPRMKPEQVHEDLFTIPTSRRAVITVGPVSSVRADPLQLLRRTVQWTGPTDLYVHPRTTALDGPAAGFLKDLEGLTTKDLSNSDIAFHALRDYVPGDDRRHIHWKTTARTGKLMVRQFEETRRSHMAVALSLNLNEYEHDDDLELAISAAASLGRQAIKENRELNMLTQRGPLHCETGRNMLDDMTRLQGHTRRGTTVELARTLSDAVPGASVVFLVVGSKVTAAQLRTAAASIPPGVRAFAIRCLGGAQAGRATIGDLTVLTLGDLNDLAAIMRKAVA from the coding sequence ATGAGCATGAAATCCAACGCCGCCAAGGTCGGTGAGTTCCTGGGCAGGCCCTTCCACCGCGACGGAATCCCCACCCAGTTGCACCCCGGCTCGCTGTGGCGCGAGGCAGCCAAGGTGGCCGGCACATACGTGGCACCCGTGTGGGACAAAGTCGGAGCGTGGTCCAGGAAGTACGTTGTGCCTGTCCTCGCCACCATCAGCACCCTTGGCTTCGTGGTGCTGGGTGCGGCCATTGTCCTGTGGATCCTGGGTGTGAGCTTTGGCTGGCAGGAGGCAAAAGTTGCCGCCCTGTTGGGCCTGTTCCTGATGCTGATTGCGATCGCCTTTGTCCTGGGCAGCTCGCGGTATGCGGTGGAGTTGGACCTGGCCCGCACCCGCGTTGCCGTGGGCGAGCCGGCCGTGGGCAGCATCGCCGTCACCAACACCGCGACCCACACGGTGCTGCCGGCCGCCCTGGAACTGCCGGTGGGCGCCGCCGCGGCCCTCTTCCACCTGCCGCGCATGAAGCCGGAGCAGGTTCACGAGGACCTGTTCACGATCCCCACCTCGCGCCGCGCCGTTATCACGGTGGGGCCCGTCAGCTCCGTGCGGGCCGATCCGCTCCAGCTCCTGCGACGTACGGTGCAGTGGACCGGGCCCACCGATTTGTATGTGCATCCGCGCACCACCGCCCTGGATGGCCCGGCCGCCGGCTTCCTGAAGGACCTGGAGGGGCTGACCACGAAGGATCTGTCCAACTCGGACATCGCCTTCCACGCACTGCGCGATTACGTCCCAGGCGATGATCGCCGCCACATCCACTGGAAGACCACTGCCCGCACCGGCAAGCTCATGGTCCGCCAATTTGAGGAGACCCGCCGCTCCCACATGGCCGTTGCCCTCTCGCTGAACCTGAATGAATACGAGCACGACGACGACCTTGAGTTGGCGATTTCGGCTGCGGCCTCACTGGGCCGCCAGGCCATCAAAGAAAACCGCGAGTTGAACATGCTCACCCAACGGGGGCCCCTCCATTGCGAGACGGGCCGGAACATGCTTGATGACATGACCCGGCTGCAGGGACACACCCGCCGCGGCACCACAGTTGAACTGGCCCGCACCCTGTCCGACGCCGTCCCCGGCGCATCGGTGGTTTTCCTTGTGGTGGGTTCAAAGGTCACGGCAGCCCAATTGCGCACGGCGGCAGCCTCCATTCCGCCAGGTGTCCGCGCCTTCGCCATCCGCTGCCTTGGCGGGGCACAGGCCGGCCGGGCCACCATCGGCGACCTGACCGTGCTCACGCTCGGCGACTTAAACGACCTTGCCGCAATCATGCGAAAGGCCGTCGCATGA